The following are encoded in a window of Gramella sp. MT6 genomic DNA:
- a CDS encoding glycosyltransferase, giving the protein MADILKKILVIVESLDKDSSSGAKANMALIKNLIEAGFQVKVYHYSRKEIKLGGAESISIPENRKTFFFFLSRVERYIRYIFKFSLNPKIEEKTGFSFTLKNDRNSIVAALRKEKDFKPDWVLTLSQGGSFRPHHALLKIPMWHAKWIAYIHDPYPMHWYPKPYTWKEPGYKLKQRFMEEVADKCQYAAFPSLYLKEWMGSHYQVYLEKGIVIPHQLNNEIERTLSMKVKIDPSEFAILHAGNFLQARQPMGLIEGFKRFVKAKPEASTKLIHIGPAHHYKEYLEKQAQEEAKIQVFCQNHPFSEVAILQEEVSVNIIIEAKAEFSPFLPGKFPHCIAAGKPILLLGPPRSESRRLLGEDYPYYAEIDDAEHIASLLEELYLEWKRGELAVDYSRIKRYLSSAYVKEIIKKL; this is encoded by the coding sequence TTGGCTGATATTTTAAAGAAGATACTTGTTATAGTAGAATCTCTTGATAAGGATTCAAGTAGTGGAGCAAAGGCCAACATGGCCCTTATCAAAAATCTGATCGAAGCTGGTTTTCAGGTTAAAGTTTATCATTATTCAAGGAAGGAAATCAAGTTGGGGGGGGCAGAAAGTATTTCAATCCCTGAAAATCGTAAAACTTTTTTTTTCTTTCTTAGCAGAGTAGAAAGATATATTCGTTATATCTTCAAGTTTAGTCTTAATCCTAAAATTGAGGAGAAGACCGGTTTTTCATTTACACTGAAAAATGACCGGAACAGTATAGTTGCAGCCCTAAGAAAAGAGAAGGATTTTAAGCCCGACTGGGTGCTGACCTTAAGCCAGGGAGGAAGTTTCAGGCCTCATCATGCTTTACTCAAAATCCCAATGTGGCATGCAAAATGGATAGCTTATATACATGATCCTTATCCTATGCACTGGTACCCTAAGCCCTATACCTGGAAGGAACCAGGGTATAAACTGAAGCAGCGATTTATGGAAGAGGTCGCGGACAAATGTCAATATGCCGCTTTCCCTTCACTTTATCTGAAAGAATGGATGGGCTCCCATTACCAGGTTTACCTGGAAAAGGGCATTGTAATTCCTCATCAATTAAATAATGAGATTGAAAGAACACTTTCTATGAAGGTGAAAATCGATCCTTCGGAATTCGCCATACTTCATGCCGGGAATTTTTTACAGGCCAGGCAGCCAATGGGGCTTATAGAAGGCTTTAAAAGATTTGTGAAAGCTAAACCGGAGGCAAGCACAAAGCTAATACATATAGGGCCGGCACATCACTATAAAGAATATCTTGAAAAGCAAGCTCAGGAGGAAGCAAAGATTCAGGTCTTTTGCCAAAATCATCCTTTTAGCGAAGTTGCAATCTTGCAGGAAGAGGTATCGGTAAATATCATTATTGAGGCAAAGGCTGAATTCAGCCCTTTTCTGCCGGGAAAATTTCCACATTGTATTGCTGCCGGGAAACCAATTTTACTTCTTGGTCCACCAAGGAGTGAAAGCAGGCGATTATTAGGGGAGGACTACCCTTATTATGCGGAAATAGATGATGCCGAGCATATTGCCAGTTTGTTGGAAGAGCTGTATCTGGAATGGAAGAGGGGAGAACTTGCAGTAGATTATAGTAGAATTAAGAGATATTTATCATCAGCCTACGTGAAAGAAATAATAAAAAAGCTATGA
- the wecB gene encoding UDP-N-acetylglucosamine 2-epimerase (non-hydrolyzing), with product MKILICFGTRPEAIKMAPVIYKLQERKIDHTICVTAQHREMLDQVLEFFGIIPDYNLGLMSPNQSLNKLSGEILTSFDKVLTEVKPDILMVHGDTTTSVMAAWAAFHRQIEIAHVEAGLRTFNSYSPFPEEINRQVTARLTNYHFAPTLQARDNLLRENIPEHKIYITGNTIVDAVQLGISRLANIDESELIFETGIDPGSLKRFILLTGHRRESIGKGFEQLCEAVLQIVDTEEVDIVYPVHLNPNVKDHVYKKLGNTKNIHLIDPVSYPVMLYLLKNCEFIISDSGGIQEEAPCFGKKVLVTRELSERMEAIDAGTSILVGTNTLKIVENATELINKPSHSIFQNPFGDGKASDRIVSFIIEKFG from the coding sequence GTGAAAATTTTAATCTGTTTTGGAACCCGTCCTGAAGCCATAAAAATGGCTCCAGTTATCTATAAACTTCAAGAACGTAAAATTGATCATACAATTTGTGTTACAGCACAGCATCGTGAGATGCTTGACCAGGTGCTAGAGTTTTTTGGGATTATACCAGACTATAATCTCGGGCTAATGTCTCCAAATCAGTCTTTAAATAAGCTAAGCGGTGAGATCCTGACTTCTTTTGACAAGGTCCTTACTGAAGTTAAGCCGGATATCTTGATGGTACATGGAGACACTACCACTTCAGTAATGGCAGCATGGGCTGCTTTTCATAGGCAAATTGAGATAGCGCATGTAGAAGCAGGATTAAGAACCTTTAATTCTTATTCCCCTTTCCCCGAAGAGATAAACAGACAGGTAACGGCACGGCTCACAAATTATCATTTTGCTCCAACATTACAAGCTAGAGATAATCTTTTACGAGAGAATATTCCTGAACATAAAATTTATATAACCGGGAATACAATTGTAGATGCGGTACAATTAGGGATTTCCCGGCTTGCAAATATTGATGAATCAGAACTTATCTTTGAAACAGGTATCGATCCCGGGAGTTTAAAACGGTTTATTCTACTTACCGGACACCGAAGAGAAAGTATTGGAAAAGGCTTTGAGCAACTTTGTGAAGCGGTACTTCAAATAGTGGATACTGAAGAGGTTGATATTGTATATCCCGTACATCTTAATCCAAATGTAAAAGATCATGTGTATAAAAAGCTGGGTAATACTAAAAATATTCATCTAATAGATCCTGTAAGCTACCCTGTAATGTTATATCTGCTAAAAAACTGTGAATTTATTATCTCAGATTCAGGAGGTATTCAGGAGGAGGCTCCATGCTTTGGAAAAAAAGTTTTAGTGACCCGTGAACTTTCTGAAAGAATGGAAGCTATAGACGCAGGGACGAGCATTCTGGTTGGGACAAATACGCTTAAAATAGTGGAGAACGCCACAGAGCTTATTAATAAACCTTCTCACAGTATTTTTCAGAACCCTTTTGGAGATGGGAAAGCTTCTGATAGAATTGTATCTTTTATTATTGAAAAATTTGGCTGA
- a CDS encoding glycosyltransferase family 2 protein: MTQLENKQNKIPLVSIIVPTYNRLEYLKACLASVSKQSLLDWECLVIDDGSSDDTIAFLNEYNKKDRRFKYFSRPDYYPKGAASCRNYGLIQSKGAYIQWLDDDDLLSKNKLELQVKRLEEFSDGKCFITCCWDLYWPNKKLELKYLISEDESLNSRSFFKKLYEKQTFIPASAYLTPRSLIFSAGMWNQHLSLNDDAEYFTRVLLNSEKLIMSKDCYVLYREHSHERISTKNDENSLKSFLLSLHLINSHLLVKKIKVTPYFKWKLKIIFHQYSENYMDTLRLHYFFFLENGINLRFSALLRLRINLFKIFYPKLKKVIQSKK, from the coding sequence GTGACGCAATTGGAAAATAAACAAAATAAAATCCCCTTAGTATCTATAATTGTTCCTACTTATAATCGTCTGGAATACTTAAAGGCTTGTCTTGCTTCCGTATCAAAGCAAAGTTTGTTGGATTGGGAATGTTTAGTTATCGATGATGGTAGCTCAGATGATACAATTGCTTTTCTTAATGAATACAATAAGAAGGACAGGAGATTTAAATATTTCTCAAGACCCGATTACTATCCAAAAGGTGCAGCATCCTGCCGGAACTATGGTTTAATTCAAAGTAAAGGAGCATATATACAATGGTTAGACGATGATGATCTCCTATCAAAAAATAAACTGGAGCTGCAAGTAAAAAGGCTTGAAGAATTTTCGGATGGAAAATGTTTTATTACTTGTTGTTGGGATCTTTATTGGCCAAATAAAAAGCTTGAATTAAAATATCTTATATCTGAAGATGAATCATTAAATTCAAGGTCGTTTTTTAAGAAATTATATGAGAAGCAAACTTTTATTCCTGCCTCGGCATATCTTACACCTCGTTCTCTAATTTTCTCTGCTGGTATGTGGAATCAGCATTTAAGTCTGAATGATGATGCGGAATACTTTACCAGGGTTTTATTGAATTCTGAAAAACTTATAATGAGTAAGGATTGCTATGTGCTTTATAGAGAACATTCTCATGAGAGAATAAGTACAAAGAATGATGAGAATAGCTTGAAATCATTCTTATTAAGTTTACATTTAATAAATTCTCATTTATTAGTAAAAAAGATAAAAGTTACTCCTTATTTCAAATGGAAATTGAAAATTATTTTTCATCAATATTCAGAGAATTATATGGATACTCTACGTTTGCATTACTTTTTTTTTCTTGAAAATGGGATTAATCTGAGGTTTTCTGCCTTACTTCGCTTGAGGATTAATTTGTTTAAAATATTTTACCCAAAATTGAAAAAAGTAATTCAATCAAAAAAGTAG
- a CDS encoding glycosyltransferase family 2 protein, which yields MEKKPLITIIIPTYNRANYIEETLNSILEQTYGNWECIVINDGSNDNTIEILEDYRKKDKRFLYFNRIDKYRKGAAGARNFGLDIAKERGAKYIQFFDDDDIMYPEKLELQIAPLIENLDLNFTVCKYDKLVEMGNEDSKIVRPEYELYHTHVGDAMLKGELKMNSLSVIWRMEILNRFRFNEDLSHAEEWELFTRIGYHFPVNYGVVNEYLYAYRKHPNTLTMGEDNDYKKRKTSGVIRLILMEYLTHNCLHTTQSIIYFGKNFLIYDYKIPYVLDLIKYTRNNAGFDWKIRFFLKSGIRLAKMNRRIISKIGAWV from the coding sequence ATGGAAAAAAAACCTTTGATAACTATTATTATTCCCACCTACAATAGAGCAAATTATATTGAAGAAACTCTTAATTCCATCCTAGAGCAGACCTATGGAAATTGGGAATGTATCGTAATTAACGATGGTTCGAATGATAATACCATTGAAATTCTGGAGGATTATCGAAAAAAGGATAAGAGGTTTTTATATTTCAATAGAATTGATAAGTACAGAAAAGGAGCAGCGGGAGCAAGAAATTTTGGTTTAGACATAGCAAAAGAAAGGGGTGCAAAGTATATTCAATTTTTTGATGACGATGATATTATGTATCCTGAAAAATTGGAGCTACAAATAGCTCCTTTAATTGAAAATCTTGACTTGAATTTTACAGTTTGTAAATATGATAAACTGGTCGAAATGGGGAATGAGGATTCTAAAATAGTACGGCCCGAATACGAACTGTATCATACACATGTTGGAGATGCCATGTTAAAGGGGGAGCTTAAGATGAATAGTTTAAGTGTAATTTGGAGAATGGAAATATTAAATCGCTTTAGATTCAACGAAGATTTATCACATGCTGAAGAGTGGGAGTTGTTTACGAGAATTGGGTATCATTTCCCTGTAAATTACGGAGTAGTTAATGAATATTTATATGCTTATCGAAAACATCCTAATACATTGACCATGGGTGAGGATAATGATTATAAAAAGCGGAAGACTTCCGGCGTGATAAGATTAATACTTATGGAATACCTTACACACAACTGCCTTCATACCACTCAAAGCATTATCTATTTCGGAAAGAATTTTCTTATTTATGATTATAAAATTCCCTATGTTTTAGATCTTATTAAATACACAAGAAATAATGCTGGTTTTGATTGGAAGATCAGATTTTTTCTTAAGTCAGGAATTAGATTAGCGAAAATGAATCGTAGAATTATCTCCAAAATAGGTGCCTGGGTGTGA
- a CDS encoding glycosyltransferase family 2 protein, which translates to MEPLVSIIIPTYNRVSFLGETLDCIINQQYKNWECIVVDDRSEDATIELLTYYQKLDSRLRFIKRPSDYPSGANSCRNIGLSQSKGEYIQWLDSDDLISPEKIRSQIALLRTSNADIATCRWGRFSNQSSKAQMLDMHAYRDFKSSKQFIDSLADDLGYFPIHSYLTKREIIVKSGPWLEGLTVNQDGEFIMRVIANSKTIRFCKEGIALYRRSDHSSTSEYNKRKINDLISSWKIIDGYLHIRYKENEIRIVQNAKKSIFSVCQKWPDIIDKNQDFFFGLDENNSKRKLKIIIRRFLLNYKLL; encoded by the coding sequence TTGGAGCCATTAGTATCTATCATTATACCTACGTACAACAGAGTTTCTTTCTTGGGAGAAACTTTAGATTGTATTATAAACCAGCAATATAAGAACTGGGAATGCATCGTAGTAGATGACAGATCTGAAGATGCAACAATTGAGCTTCTTACCTATTATCAAAAATTAGATTCGAGATTAAGATTTATTAAGCGGCCTTCAGATTATCCATCAGGTGCCAATTCCTGCAGGAATATTGGTCTCTCACAGAGTAAAGGGGAATATATTCAATGGTTAGATTCAGATGACCTAATTTCACCTGAAAAAATTAGAAGCCAAATAGCTTTACTTAGAACGTCTAATGCCGATATTGCGACCTGTCGATGGGGGAGATTCAGCAATCAGTCATCAAAAGCTCAAATGCTGGATATGCACGCATATAGAGATTTCAAATCTTCAAAACAATTTATTGATTCGCTCGCAGATGATCTAGGATATTTTCCAATTCACTCTTATTTAACTAAAAGAGAAATTATTGTAAAGTCAGGTCCCTGGCTTGAAGGATTAACAGTAAATCAGGATGGTGAATTTATAATGAGAGTAATTGCTAATTCAAAAACTATAAGGTTTTGCAAAGAAGGAATTGCCTTATACCGTAGATCTGATCATTCTAGCACGAGTGAGTATAATAAGCGTAAGATCAATGACTTAATTAGTAGCTGGAAAATTATTGATGGTTATCTCCATATTCGGTACAAAGAAAACGAAATAAGGATTGTTCAGAATGCAAAAAAAAGTATTTTTTCAGTGTGTCAAAAGTGGCCTGATATAATTGATAAGAATCAGGACTTCTTTTTTGGTTTGGATGAAAATAATTCAAAAAGAAAGCTAAAGATTATCATTAGACGATTTCTTTTGAATTATAAACTCTTATAA
- a CDS encoding FkbM family methyltransferase translates to MKYRIKKFLKSIVLERYFSPKVIEINGTQFLLPRFDDIGYPNLTMNELWLLDLIKNYLPRIEGTVIDIGANTGQTLLKLKSVDKNVPYLGIEPNSYCIAYLDKLTRLNKLKDVQIIPVGVSTDNGLLTLHSYSGNFDSCATVIEDYRTRRVEKKNTIGVLNMETILDHAKPEKVSLIKIDVEGGELEAFKSLIEIIQNFKPSILIEVLPNYGKMDSRWQRQLELEKLIESIGYSIFRIYKTKTNILELAVLNDFGTHDNLNHCDYLLVPNEIKENY, encoded by the coding sequence TTGAAGTATAGAATTAAAAAGTTTTTAAAATCAATAGTCTTAGAAAGATACTTTTCTCCGAAGGTAATCGAAATTAATGGCACACAATTTCTATTACCAAGGTTTGATGATATTGGTTACCCTAACCTAACGATGAATGAACTTTGGCTCCTTGATCTCATTAAAAATTACTTGCCCAGAATTGAAGGAACCGTTATTGATATTGGAGCAAATACAGGGCAAACATTATTAAAGCTAAAATCTGTTGACAAAAATGTTCCTTATTTAGGAATAGAACCTAACAGTTATTGTATTGCATATCTTGATAAATTAACACGTTTAAACAAGCTTAAGGACGTGCAAATTATTCCTGTGGGTGTTTCAACAGATAATGGATTATTAACATTACATTCTTATAGTGGAAATTTTGATAGTTGTGCCACAGTTATAGAAGATTATCGCACCCGTAGAGTTGAAAAGAAAAATACTATTGGCGTACTGAATATGGAAACGATCTTGGATCATGCAAAGCCTGAAAAGGTTTCTTTAATTAAGATCGATGTTGAGGGAGGCGAGTTAGAGGCATTCAAAAGCTTAATAGAAATTATCCAGAATTTTAAACCATCTATTCTTATAGAAGTTTTGCCTAATTATGGTAAAATGGATAGTAGATGGCAAAGGCAGTTAGAACTTGAAAAGTTAATTGAGAGCATTGGTTATTCTATTTTTAGAATTTATAAGACCAAAACAAATATCTTGGAATTAGCTGTTTTGAATGATTTTGGAACTCATGATAATCTGAATCACTGCGATTATTTGTTAGTTCCAAACGAGATAAAAGAGAATTACTAA
- a CDS encoding glycosyltransferase family 2 protein, with amino-acid sequence MLAVVIPYFKIAYFEETLNSLSRQTCKKFRVYIGNDDSQEDPESLIEAFKPDLNITYRKFLKNLGGSSLTKQWDRCIDLIEDEEWIMLLGDDDFLSDNYVEEFYNSLNEIEQFEIKLVRFASCIVWEETGEYSKIYEHPKLEKSTDSFFRKYIDASTRSSLSEYIFKKDVYEKYGFRDFPMGWGADNIAWLEFSEFGDIYSINDATALIRMSSRNLSRSGFGEKLKAKAKLQYFEFIILNHLNKFSPKQRLGILEKWEILIYKHKKISLPFWVKTSSIYFKEGRILEVVKFQRRVILNVLS; translated from the coding sequence ATGCTGGCGGTAGTTATTCCATATTTTAAGATTGCTTATTTCGAAGAAACTTTAAATTCTCTTTCAAGGCAAACCTGCAAAAAATTTAGAGTTTACATTGGTAATGATGATTCACAAGAAGATCCAGAATCTTTGATCGAAGCTTTTAAACCTGATTTAAATATAACCTACAGGAAGTTTCTAAAAAACCTGGGAGGGAGCTCCTTAACTAAGCAATGGGATAGGTGTATTGATTTGATTGAGGACGAAGAATGGATTATGCTTCTAGGGGATGACGATTTTCTAAGCGATAATTATGTTGAGGAATTTTACAACTCATTAAATGAAATAGAACAATTTGAGATAAAGCTTGTAAGATTTGCATCTTGTATAGTGTGGGAGGAGACAGGCGAGTATTCTAAAATATATGAGCATCCAAAACTTGAAAAATCAACAGATTCCTTCTTTAGAAAATATATAGATGCCAGTACAAGAAGTTCTTTAAGTGAATATATTTTTAAAAAGGATGTTTATGAAAAATATGGATTTAGAGATTTTCCCATGGGTTGGGGTGCAGATAATATAGCCTGGCTTGAGTTTTCTGAATTTGGTGATATTTATAGTATTAATGATGCAACGGCCCTTATAAGGATGTCTTCCAGAAATCTTTCCAGATCAGGGTTTGGGGAAAAGTTAAAGGCAAAAGCCAAATTGCAATATTTTGAATTTATTATTCTAAACCATTTGAATAAATTCAGTCCAAAGCAGCGTTTGGGTATTCTAGAGAAATGGGAGATTTTAATTTATAAGCATAAAAAAATATCCTTGCCATTCTGGGTTAAAACGAGTTCGATTTATTTTAAGGAAGGCAGGATTCTGGAAGTGGTGAAGTTTCAAAGAAGGGTTATTTTGAATGTTTTAAGTTGA
- a CDS encoding glycosyltransferase has protein sequence MISLVICSRTGDLDSNFKRNIDKSIGCQYELIVIDNSENFHSIFEAYNIGIERSKGWIISFLHDDIIFHTSEWGLYLENCFSRYADLGLLGIAGAKIKTKMPSAWWDCPEEFKTIHIIQHKNDKKRLRFTGFHEHTTEEEVAVIDGVFMAMRKNSTFRFNEKMNGFHNYDLNISLEQIINGNKIMVTKNILIEHFSSGSINENWFLSTDEIHKLYSNNLPVNKANLSSKEISELEFKNGEKFILDLYRSGLKKLAVRTWKELFKLQPFSSIHLRILKTLFTN, from the coding sequence ATGATCTCTCTAGTTATATGTTCCAGAACAGGAGATTTAGATTCAAATTTTAAAAGAAATATAGATAAAAGTATTGGCTGCCAATATGAACTAATTGTAATTGATAATTCGGAGAATTTTCATTCAATTTTTGAGGCATATAATATTGGAATTGAAAGAAGTAAGGGTTGGATTATTAGTTTTCTCCATGACGATATAATTTTTCATACTAGCGAGTGGGGGCTCTATTTAGAGAACTGTTTTAGTAGATATGCAGATCTGGGATTGCTGGGAATAGCGGGAGCTAAAATTAAAACAAAGATGCCATCGGCATGGTGGGATTGCCCCGAAGAATTTAAAACGATCCATATTATTCAGCACAAGAACGACAAAAAAAGATTGAGATTTACTGGGTTTCACGAACATACAACCGAGGAGGAAGTCGCGGTTATAGATGGAGTGTTTATGGCAATGAGAAAGAATAGCACTTTTCGATTTAATGAAAAAATGAATGGTTTCCATAATTATGATCTTAATATTTCACTGGAGCAAATTATAAATGGGAATAAAATTATGGTCACTAAAAACATTCTTATTGAACATTTTTCTTCGGGCTCCATTAATGAAAATTGGTTTCTATCCACCGATGAAATTCATAAACTTTATAGCAATAATTTACCTGTTAATAAAGCTAACCTCTCTTCAAAAGAGATTTCGGAACTTGAATTTAAAAATGGAGAAAAATTTATTTTGGATCTATATCGTTCTGGTCTTAAGAAATTGGCAGTAAGAACCTGGAAGGAGCTATTTAAACTTCAACCTTTTTCTTCAATCCATTTACGTATCTTAAAAACTCTTTTCACAAATTAA
- a CDS encoding glycosyltransferase family 4 protein, whose amino-acid sequence MLKLLFITHEASRTGAPIVLLEYLKWIRANRDRWQIFVLSLNTGPLSEEFRSVAHEFYEHPGKMSKSYSRKLPVINKSIKRKNKVFGALAKEGFDIIYANTVVSIPVACNLNYLNSARVIAHIHEMETVINLLLPNFADYISDITAFITPSNIARNQLTKNYKIKADDVTVLNEFVKLAVPSNYVREKDYILIGGCGTVHWRKGSDLFIQIAAFIKNRYPNLKIIFRWAGAMSRQEELIANSDIKKAGLEETVFFIGEKSDLNLFLNSLDIFLLTSREDPFPLVAIEAAQRGKPIICFDKATGTAEKLKDGGGKVVPYLDVKSMAEAILFYIENTEELLRDGNTAKQNFAQLIPEVMGEKYSIFLENILN is encoded by the coding sequence TTGCTAAAACTTCTATTCATAACTCATGAAGCCAGTAGGACAGGGGCTCCCATTGTTCTATTAGAGTATCTTAAATGGATAAGAGCTAATCGCGATAGATGGCAAATTTTCGTTTTATCTCTTAATACTGGTCCCTTATCTGAAGAATTTAGATCTGTTGCTCATGAATTCTATGAGCATCCAGGAAAAATGAGCAAAAGCTATTCGCGAAAGCTGCCAGTTATTAATAAATCGATCAAGAGGAAGAATAAAGTTTTCGGTGCACTAGCCAAAGAAGGTTTTGATATCATATATGCCAATACGGTGGTTAGTATCCCTGTTGCATGTAATTTGAATTACCTCAATAGTGCCAGGGTTATAGCTCATATTCATGAAATGGAAACTGTGATTAACCTTCTATTGCCAAATTTTGCAGATTATATAAGTGATATAACCGCATTTATAACTCCTTCAAATATTGCACGTAATCAGTTAACAAAAAACTATAAGATCAAAGCTGATGATGTTACTGTTCTGAATGAATTTGTAAAACTAGCAGTGCCATCAAATTATGTTAGAGAGAAAGATTATATTTTAATAGGCGGCTGTGGAACTGTTCATTGGCGTAAAGGGAGTGATTTATTCATTCAAATAGCGGCATTTATTAAAAATCGATATCCTAATTTGAAAATTATATTCCGATGGGCAGGAGCTATGAGCAGACAGGAGGAGTTAATAGCTAATTCTGATATAAAAAAGGCCGGTTTGGAAGAGACGGTTTTTTTTATTGGGGAAAAGAGCGATCTTAATTTATTTCTAAATTCGCTGGATATATTTTTATTAACATCCAGAGAAGATCCATTCCCTTTAGTGGCCATTGAAGCTGCTCAGAGAGGTAAACCAATAATTTGCTTTGATAAGGCGACTGGAACAGCAGAAAAACTTAAGGACGGTGGAGGTAAAGTCGTTCCATATCTTGATGTTAAAAGTATGGCTGAAGCAATATTATTTTACATTGAGAATACCGAGGAATTATTGCGGGATGGTAATACTGCCAAGCAAAACTTTGCTCAATTAATACCAGAAGTCATGGGCGAGAAGTACTCCATATTTTTGGAAAACATATTAAATTAA
- a CDS encoding glycosyltransferase family 2 protein — translation MIKISVIVPCYNQANFLDEALESVLRQTYENWECIIINDGSDDDTAAIAGRWVKKDDRFKYEFQENKGLSGARNKGLQLVTGNFIQFLDADDAIDLRKFENSIKAIEENLNTSIVVSNFRTFTNDLQVTYPPYSVISEELLCFNNILVKWATNSIPIHCGLFKAELFKAFRFPEDLKAVEDWVMWVSIFKDDPEFIFIDEPMAFYRRQPGSLTVNQELMDENLKKAFFYIKKIVPKTEDYMYFAFLEQQKNFREIRRLERKIASLQNQSSGSFLTRIKRRLFN, via the coding sequence ATGATTAAAATTTCCGTAATCGTTCCCTGTTATAATCAGGCAAATTTTCTTGATGAAGCTCTGGAATCTGTTTTGAGGCAGACCTATGAGAATTGGGAATGTATCATTATAAATGATGGCAGTGATGATGATACAGCAGCTATTGCCGGGCGCTGGGTGAAGAAAGATGATCGTTTTAAATACGAGTTTCAGGAAAATAAAGGCCTAAGTGGCGCCAGAAATAAAGGTCTTCAACTCGTAACCGGTAATTTTATTCAATTTCTAGATGCCGATGACGCTATAGACCTTAGAAAATTTGAGAACTCAATAAAAGCAATTGAGGAGAACCTCAATACTTCTATTGTTGTTTCAAATTTCAGAACCTTTACTAATGATCTTCAGGTCACTTATCCTCCTTATTCTGTAATAAGTGAAGAACTTCTTTGCTTTAATAATATTCTGGTAAAATGGGCAACCAATAGTATCCCGATTCACTGTGGATTGTTTAAAGCTGAGCTATTTAAAGCTTTTCGCTTTCCTGAAGATTTAAAAGCAGTAGAAGACTGGGTGATGTGGGTCTCCATATTTAAAGATGACCCTGAATTTATATTCATAGATGAACCCATGGCTTTTTACAGGAGACAGCCTGGAAGTCTTACTGTAAACCAAGAGTTGATGGATGAAAACCTGAAGAAGGCATTTTTTTATATAAAGAAAATAGTCCCGAAGACAGAAGATTACATGTATTTTGCATTCCTCGAACAACAGAAGAATTTTAGAGAAATTAGACGATTGGAACGAAAGATCGCTAGTTTGCAGAATCAAAGTTCGGGTAGTTTCCTAACAAGGATCAAAAGACGTTTATTTAATTAA